A single genomic interval of Spirosoma taeanense harbors:
- the miaB gene encoding tRNA (N6-isopentenyl adenosine(37)-C2)-methylthiotransferase MiaB: protein MTLIPELTILQPADKEEIDLPRTSEDEAAVGKKRLYIESYGCQMNFADSEVVAAVMRNAGFATTSSADDADLIFLNTCAIRDNAEQKVRHRLKHLNALKRQKPELLVGMLGCMAERLKTKLLEEEKVVDIVAGPDAYRDIPKLVEEAESGQKAVNVFLSREETYADISPIRLNSNGVTAFVSIMRGCDNMCSFCVVPFTRGRERSRDPHSIVREAQDLFDRGYREVTLLGQNVDSYKWGEKREEGGEEIVQAEPLSSRSSLSSPSSVNFANLLEMVAQIHPDLRVRFSTSHPKDITDDVLYTMARYDNICNYIHLPAQSGNSRVLKLMNRTYDRPWYMEKINSIRRILGDDCGISTDMISGFCTETEEEHQDSLSLMDYVRYDYAYMFAYSERPGTLAAKKYADDIPEDVKKRRLNEIIARQLTHSAERNQRHIGQVQRVLIEGPSKRSDEFLCGRNDQNKMVVFPKGNHQKGQYVNVLVTECTSATLRGQVVSQ from the coding sequence ATGACGCTCATCCCCGAACTGACCATACTGCAACCCGCTGATAAGGAAGAGATTGACCTGCCGCGCACGTCCGAAGACGAGGCTGCTGTGGGCAAGAAACGGCTCTATATCGAAAGCTACGGATGCCAGATGAACTTTGCCGATAGCGAGGTTGTGGCGGCCGTTATGCGTAACGCGGGCTTTGCCACCACTTCGTCGGCCGACGATGCGGATCTGATTTTTCTGAACACCTGCGCCATCCGCGATAACGCCGAGCAGAAGGTTCGTCACCGGCTCAAGCACCTCAACGCGCTCAAACGCCAGAAGCCCGAACTGCTGGTCGGTATGCTCGGCTGCATGGCCGAACGGCTCAAGACCAAGCTTCTGGAAGAAGAGAAAGTCGTGGACATCGTAGCGGGTCCTGATGCGTACCGCGACATTCCGAAGCTGGTGGAAGAGGCCGAGTCGGGACAGAAAGCCGTGAACGTTTTCCTGTCGCGGGAAGAAACCTACGCCGACATTTCGCCCATCCGCCTGAACTCGAATGGCGTAACGGCCTTTGTCTCCATCATGCGCGGCTGCGACAATATGTGCAGCTTCTGCGTGGTGCCCTTTACACGCGGCCGGGAGCGCAGCCGCGACCCGCACAGCATCGTTCGGGAAGCGCAGGATCTGTTCGACCGGGGCTACCGGGAGGTTACTCTGCTTGGGCAGAACGTCGATAGTTATAAATGGGGGGAGAAAAGGGAGGAAGGAGGAGAGGAAATAGTCCAGGCGGAACCCCTCTCCTCCCGCTCGTCCCTTTCCTCCCCTTCCTCCGTCAATTTTGCCAACCTGCTCGAAATGGTCGCGCAAATCCACCCCGATCTGCGCGTCCGGTTTTCGACTTCGCACCCGAAAGACATTACCGACGACGTTCTGTACACCATGGCCCGGTACGACAACATCTGCAACTACATCCACCTGCCCGCCCAGAGCGGCAACAGTCGGGTGTTGAAGCTGATGAACCGGACCTACGACCGGCCCTGGTATATGGAGAAAATCAACAGCATCCGCCGGATTCTGGGCGACGACTGCGGGATTTCAACCGACATGATCTCGGGCTTCTGTACCGAAACCGAGGAAGAGCACCAGGACTCGCTGTCGCTGATGGATTACGTCCGGTACGATTACGCCTATATGTTTGCTTATTCAGAGCGGCCGGGTACGCTGGCGGCTAAGAAATACGCCGACGATATTCCGGAAGACGTCAAGAAACGGCGGCTCAACGAAATCATTGCCCGGCAGCTGACGCACTCTGCTGAGCGCAACCAGCGCCACATTGGACAGGTGCAGCGGGTGCTGATCGAAGGCCCTTCCAAACGCTCGGACGAGTTCCTCTGCGGCCGGAACGACCAGAACAAGATGGTCGTTTTTCCGAAAGGCAACCACCAGAAAGGGCAGTACGTCAATGTCCTGGTGACCGAGTGTACATCCGCTACCCTGCGGGGACAGGTGGTTAGTCAATAA
- a CDS encoding sigma-54 interaction domain-containing protein, whose amino-acid sequence MNIQEIQSVKQRFGIIGNAPALNYAINVAMQVAGTDLTVLITGESGSGKESFSKIIHSLSARKHGQFIAINCGAIPEGTIDSELFGHEKGSFTGAVDSRKGYFETTNGGTIFLDEIGEMPLGTQARLLRVLENGEFIRVGSSKTQKTDVRVVAATNVNLMDAVEKGKFREDLYYRLNTVPIYVPPLRERGTDIELLFRKFTTDFAERYRIKPLQLTEGAKQLLMSFPFPGNIRQLKNIAEQVSILESEHNKPIEAETLAKYLPQTNQPNRTLALFPHAHGAAGTENFSERELLYKVLFDMRRDVNDLKKLVRDVLGSEQDGRQILHKHRDLFDSISSDSDGGADGSANRYLPAINGSPRPETPPPSETYGSHPPVQIFDDVDEDINDVTVEDVTHETEEDDSLSLERQEKEMILKALRRNNNKRKYAAQALGISERTLYRKIKQYEIDEE is encoded by the coding sequence ATGAATATTCAGGAAATTCAGAGCGTAAAACAACGCTTCGGTATAATCGGTAACGCGCCCGCGCTTAACTACGCCATCAACGTAGCCATGCAGGTCGCGGGTACCGATCTGACCGTGCTCATTACGGGGGAAAGCGGCAGTGGTAAGGAATCGTTTTCCAAGATCATTCACAGCCTGAGCGCCCGCAAACACGGCCAGTTTATTGCTATTAACTGCGGGGCCATTCCCGAAGGGACCATCGACTCCGAGTTGTTCGGTCACGAGAAAGGTTCGTTTACCGGTGCGGTTGACTCGCGCAAGGGTTACTTCGAAACGACGAACGGCGGAACGATCTTTCTGGACGAGATCGGCGAAATGCCGCTCGGTACCCAGGCCCGGCTACTGCGTGTTCTGGAAAATGGCGAGTTCATTCGCGTAGGCTCCTCCAAGACCCAGAAGACCGATGTGCGCGTGGTGGCGGCTACCAACGTTAACCTGATGGACGCCGTCGAGAAAGGTAAGTTTCGCGAAGACCTGTACTACCGGCTGAACACCGTACCAATTTACGTGCCCCCCCTGCGCGAGCGCGGCACCGACATCGAGCTGCTGTTCCGCAAGTTTACGACCGACTTTGCCGAACGTTACCGGATCAAACCCCTGCAGTTGACCGAAGGGGCCAAACAATTGCTGATGAGCTTCCCCTTTCCGGGGAATATCCGGCAGTTGAAGAACATCGCCGAGCAGGTTTCCATCCTCGAGTCGGAACACAACAAGCCAATTGAAGCCGAAACGCTGGCCAAATACCTTCCGCAGACCAACCAGCCCAATCGCACGCTCGCCCTGTTTCCGCATGCCCACGGCGCGGCCGGCACGGAGAATTTTTCCGAGCGCGAACTGCTCTACAAAGTTCTGTTCGACATGCGCCGGGACGTAAATGACTTAAAAAAACTCGTCCGCGACGTACTGGGCAGCGAGCAGGACGGTCGGCAGATTCTGCACAAGCACCGCGATCTGTTCGATTCCATTTCATCAGATAGCGACGGTGGTGCCGACGGCAGCGCCAACCGGTACCTGCCGGCCATCAACGGATCGCCCCGCCCCGAAACGCCCCCGCCATCGGAGACCTATGGCAGCCATCCGCCCGTGCAGATTTTCGACGACGTCGATGAGGACATCAACGACGTAACGGTCGAGGATGTGACCCACGAAACCGAAGAAGATGACTCGCTCTCGCTTGAACGCCAGGAGAAAGAGATGATCCTGAAAGCCCTCCGGCGCAATAATAACAAACGGAAATACGCAGCGCAGGCACTTGGCATCTCGGAGCGGACGTTGTATCGGAAAATCAAGCAGTATGAAATTGATGAAGAGTAG
- the lptE gene encoding LptE family protein encodes MKRIAFVFIVLNVSFVMQSCGIYSFSGTTLSPDIKSVTVNNFVLATAGGPANLPLTFNEKLKEYYQRYTNLKVVPANGDMVLEGSITGYDLLAVAPTAQDQAGVNRLQITVQVRFYNNQDESKNFEQSFAFYQDFPQNQTLSQNESRLVPKILDQIVLDIFNKTAADW; translated from the coding sequence GTGAAACGTATTGCGTTCGTATTCATCGTTCTCAACGTATCATTCGTCATGCAGTCCTGCGGGATTTATTCGTTCAGCGGCACTACCCTATCGCCCGACATCAAGAGTGTTACGGTCAATAATTTCGTGCTGGCAACGGCCGGCGGCCCGGCTAACCTGCCGCTTACGTTCAACGAGAAACTGAAAGAATATTACCAGCGCTACACTAATCTGAAAGTAGTGCCCGCTAACGGCGATATGGTGCTCGAAGGCAGCATTACGGGCTATGACCTGCTGGCCGTAGCGCCCACGGCTCAGGACCAGGCGGGGGTGAACCGGCTCCAGATTACGGTACAGGTTCGGTTTTACAACAACCAGGACGAAAGCAAGAATTTCGAGCAGTCGTTTGCATTCTACCAGGACTTTCCCCAGAACCAGACACTTAGTCAGAACGAGAGCCGGCTGGTCCCCAAAATCCTGGATCAGATCGTTCTCGATATTTTTAACAAAACCGCAGCCGATTGGTAA
- the secG gene encoding preprotein translocase subunit SecG — protein MITATIVITCILTVLLILIVLIQNSKGGGLAGEFGGLGSNQLMGVKKTTDLLEQITWGLGIGVMVLSLASYVMVDRNQAGGINSVNVDRAQTQTLPGAAAPTPAPSAANGAAPSQAVPGAQTPGASTSALTPQK, from the coding sequence ATGATAACGGCAACTATTGTCATCACTTGCATTCTCACCGTCCTGTTGATCCTGATTGTGCTTATTCAGAACTCAAAAGGTGGCGGACTGGCCGGTGAATTCGGTGGGTTGGGCTCCAACCAGCTGATGGGCGTTAAGAAAACCACCGATTTGCTCGAGCAGATTACCTGGGGTCTTGGTATCGGCGTAATGGTCCTGTCGCTGGCCTCTTACGTCATGGTTGACCGCAACCAGGCGGGCGGCATCAACAGTGTCAACGTCGACCGGGCGCAAACCCAGACCTTACCGGGTGCCGCAGCGCCTACCCCGGCGCCTAGTGCCGCAAACGGTGCAGCACCCAGTCAGGCCGTTCCCGGCGCTCAGACGCCCGGCGCTTCGACTTCAGCTCTGACGCCCCAGAAGTAA
- a CDS encoding co-chaperone GroES: MVAETESVKVNVKPLADRVLVEAAPAEEKTSFGIIIPDTAKEKPQRGTVVAVGAGKKDEPLTVQVGDTVLYGKYAGTEITVDGKEYLIMRESDIFAIL, from the coding sequence ATGGTAGCAGAAACGGAAAGCGTTAAAGTGAACGTGAAACCGCTGGCTGATCGGGTGCTGGTAGAAGCCGCCCCGGCTGAAGAAAAAACCTCGTTCGGGATCATTATCCCCGACACGGCAAAGGAGAAACCCCAGCGCGGTACGGTCGTGGCCGTTGGTGCGGGCAAGAAAGATGAGCCACTGACGGTGCAGGTGGGCGATACAGTGCTGTACGGTAAGTACGCGGGTACGGAGATCACCGTTGATGGTAAAGAGTACCTCATCATGCGCGAATCCGACATTTTCGCGATTCTTTAA
- the groL gene encoding chaperonin GroEL (60 kDa chaperone family; promotes refolding of misfolded polypeptides especially under stressful conditions; forms two stacked rings of heptamers to form a barrel-shaped 14mer; ends can be capped by GroES; misfolded proteins enter the barrel where they are refolded when GroES binds), protein MAKKIFFDTEARERIKKGVDTLADAVKVTLGPKGRNVILDKKFGSPAITKDGVTVAKEIELKDAMENMGAQLVKEVASKTADSAGDGTTTATVLAQAIYSIGAKNVAAGANPMDLKRGIEKAVQVVTANLAEQAQTVGDDFSKIKQVATISANYDEEIGSMIAEAMQKVGKEGVITVEEARGTETEVKTVEGMQFDRGYLSPYFVTNTEKMEVELERPFILISEKKVSSMKELLPVLEQVAQTGRPLLIIAEDVDGEALATLVVNKIRGALKVAAVKAPGFGDRRKAMLEDIAILTGGQVISEERGFKLENASLDYLGQAEKILIDKDNTTVVNGVGQKDDITGRVNQIKAQIENTTSDYDREKLQERLAKLSGGVAILYIGAATEVEMKEKKDRVDDALHATRAAVEEGIVTGGGIALIRAISSLDSINAINEDEKTGINIIRQALESPLRTIVANAGGEGSVVVNKVKEGTGGYGYNAKNDSYEDLFAAGVIDPKKVTRLALENAASIAGLLLTTECVIADEPEETPAAPGGGMHGGGMGGMM, encoded by the coding sequence ATGGCTAAGAAAATTTTCTTCGACACCGAAGCCCGCGAGCGCATCAAGAAGGGTGTTGACACCCTGGCCGACGCGGTGAAAGTAACCCTCGGACCTAAAGGCCGGAACGTAATTCTGGATAAAAAATTTGGCTCGCCGGCCATCACCAAAGACGGTGTGACGGTTGCCAAAGAAATTGAGCTGAAAGATGCCATGGAAAACATGGGCGCTCAGTTAGTAAAAGAAGTTGCATCGAAAACCGCTGATTCAGCAGGTGACGGCACGACGACGGCAACGGTTCTGGCCCAGGCAATCTACTCGATTGGCGCCAAGAACGTGGCCGCTGGTGCAAACCCGATGGACCTCAAGCGGGGTATCGAAAAAGCCGTACAGGTTGTAACGGCGAATCTGGCCGAGCAGGCGCAGACCGTTGGCGACGACTTCAGCAAAATCAAGCAAGTAGCAACGATCTCGGCTAACTACGACGAGGAAATCGGTTCGATGATCGCCGAAGCTATGCAGAAAGTAGGTAAAGAAGGGGTTATTACGGTTGAAGAAGCCCGCGGTACCGAAACGGAAGTTAAAACCGTTGAAGGTATGCAGTTTGACCGTGGTTACCTGTCGCCTTACTTCGTAACCAACACCGAGAAAATGGAAGTTGAACTGGAGCGTCCGTTCATCCTGATCTCGGAGAAGAAAGTTTCGTCAATGAAAGAACTGCTGCCCGTTCTGGAGCAGGTTGCTCAGACCGGCCGCCCGCTGCTGATCATTGCAGAAGACGTTGACGGTGAAGCTCTGGCTACGCTGGTAGTGAACAAAATCCGGGGTGCGCTGAAAGTTGCCGCCGTGAAGGCTCCGGGCTTTGGCGATCGTCGGAAAGCTATGCTGGAAGACATTGCTATCCTGACAGGCGGTCAGGTGATCAGCGAAGAGCGTGGCTTCAAACTGGAGAACGCATCGCTTGATTACCTGGGCCAGGCCGAGAAGATTCTGATCGACAAAGACAACACGACCGTCGTGAATGGTGTTGGTCAGAAGGATGACATCACGGGTCGCGTTAACCAGATCAAAGCCCAAATCGAAAACACAACGTCAGATTACGACCGCGAGAAATTGCAGGAGCGGCTGGCGAAACTGTCGGGTGGCGTAGCGATCCTCTACATCGGTGCAGCTACTGAAGTAGAAATGAAAGAAAAGAAAGACCGCGTTGACGACGCCCTGCACGCAACCCGCGCGGCTGTGGAAGAAGGTATCGTAACCGGTGGTGGCATTGCCCTGATCCGCGCCATCTCGTCGCTGGACAGCATCAACGCCATCAACGAAGATGAGAAAACTGGTATTAACATCATCCGTCAGGCACTGGAGTCGCCCCTGCGCACGATTGTTGCCAACGCCGGTGGCGAAGGTTCGGTTGTTGTGAACAAGGTGAAAGAAGGTACGGGCGGCTATGGCTACAATGCCAAGAACGATTCCTACGAAGACCTGTTCGCAGCCGGTGTCATCGACCCGAAAAAAGTAACGCGTCTGGCACTGGAGAATGCAGCGTCGATCGCAGGTCTGCTGCTAACGACCGAGTGCGTAATCGCCGACGAGCCGGAAGAAACTCCGGCAGCTCCTGGCGGTGGTATGCACGGCGGTGGCATGGGCGGCATGATGTAA
- a CDS encoding ammonium transporter, whose amino-acid sequence MQKPNYVPLILLGIVAVLGILPGFNGVPTQIVTEGINSGDTAWMLVATALVLLMTPGLAYFYGGMVNNKNVISTMLQSFIAMGVISVLWVVVGYSLAFGSSVGGFIGNPMDHFMFKGVLDGKPWSLAASIPLVVFAFFQLKFAVITPALVTGSMAERINFRSYVLFMILFSLFVYAPLAHMTWHPEGFLFKLGVLDFAGGTVVHMSAGWAALAGALYLKRRKSHLEASFFPPANIPFVLLGTGLLWFGWFGFNAGSAVGATSLAASAFATTNTAAAAAGLAWVLFDSAKGKKVSALGFCIGAVVGLVAITPAAGFVTVPTAIFIGTVAAMVSNYVAHLRSKSTLDDTLDVFPCHGVGGMVGMIMTGIFASRSVNSAVAEGGEGLAFGQTTLFINHMIALVLVSVFAFGMSMLLLKVTDLILPLRVSEEDEKSGLDVSQHDEFLIEG is encoded by the coding sequence ATGCAAAAACCTAATTACGTTCCTCTGATTCTGCTGGGTATCGTCGCTGTCCTTGGCATTTTACCTGGTTTCAATGGTGTTCCGACGCAGATTGTGACGGAAGGTATTAACTCCGGTGACACCGCCTGGATGCTCGTAGCAACCGCTCTCGTTTTGTTGATGACGCCCGGCCTGGCGTATTTCTATGGCGGTATGGTCAACAACAAAAACGTGATCTCGACCATGCTGCAAAGCTTCATCGCAATGGGCGTGATTAGTGTCCTGTGGGTAGTGGTAGGCTATAGCCTGGCCTTTGGATCATCCGTTGGCGGTTTCATTGGTAACCCTATGGACCACTTCATGTTCAAGGGTGTGCTGGATGGTAAGCCCTGGTCGCTGGCTGCCAGTATCCCGCTGGTGGTGTTCGCTTTCTTCCAGTTGAAATTTGCTGTTATTACACCTGCTCTCGTAACCGGCTCGATGGCCGAGCGTATCAACTTCCGCTCTTACGTGCTGTTCATGATTTTGTTCAGCCTGTTTGTATACGCACCACTGGCGCACATGACCTGGCATCCCGAAGGGTTCCTGTTCAAGCTGGGCGTCCTCGATTTCGCGGGTGGAACGGTAGTACACATGTCAGCAGGCTGGGCTGCACTGGCGGGCGCTCTTTACCTGAAGCGCCGGAAATCGCATCTGGAAGCCAGCTTCTTTCCCCCGGCTAACATTCCGTTCGTCCTGCTCGGTACGGGTCTGCTGTGGTTCGGCTGGTTTGGTTTCAACGCCGGTTCGGCGGTAGGGGCAACCTCGCTGGCGGCTTCGGCCTTTGCCACAACCAACACGGCGGCTGCGGCTGCGGGTCTGGCCTGGGTATTGTTCGATTCGGCTAAAGGCAAAAAGGTATCGGCCCTGGGCTTCTGTATCGGCGCGGTAGTTGGTCTGGTAGCTATCACTCCGGCGGCTGGTTTCGTAACGGTGCCAACGGCTATCTTCATCGGTACGGTGGCTGCGATGGTGTCCAACTACGTAGCGCATCTGCGCTCGAAGTCGACGCTGGACGATACGCTCGACGTATTCCCCTGCCACGGTGTTGGCGGTATGGTGGGTATGATCATGACGGGTATCTTCGCCAGCCGCAGTGTGAACTCGGCCGTTGCCGAAGGTGGCGAAGGACTGGCCTTTGGTCAGACGACACTGTTCATTAACCACATGATCGCTCTGGTACTGGTATCCGTATTCGCCTTTGGCATGTCGATGCTGCTGCTGAAAGTGACCGACCTGATTCTGCCACTGCGTGTGTCTGAAGAAGACGAAAAGTCAGGTCTGGACGTTAGCCAGCACGACGAATTCCTGATCGAAGGATAA